A region of the Thermogemmatispora onikobensis genome:
GGCGCAGCCCTCGCTCACCCTCCTCCAGCGCCGTTGGTCGTTCAAAGAGCCAGGCGGCCTGGACCTCGAAGCCATGAGCCTCCAGCAAGGCCGCATATTCCCCCAGAGCAGGGAAATACCAGGGATTGGGCGGCGTCACCGCCAGCCGCTCCTGCAACACCTCCTGCACAGCAGCGCAGACTGCCGCTACGTTGCCGCGTCCTCCCATCTCCAGGACCAGGCACCCGCCCGCTTTGAGCAAGCGAGCCAGCGCCGCGGCTACCACCTCGGCCTCGGGTATCCAGTGCAGGGTGGCGTTGGAGAAGATGGCATCAAAGGGGCGCGAGTAGAAGAAAGAGCGAATATCGCCTACGTGCCATTCGAGGCTCGGATAGTGCTGGCGAGCGACCTCTATCATCGCCGGC
Encoded here:
- a CDS encoding class I SAM-dependent methyltransferase, with the protein product MAASDWNATLYDAKHAFVFAYGSSLIELLEPRPGELILDVGCGTGHLTATIARSGAQVVGLDRSPAMIEVARQHYPSLEWHVGDIRSFFYSRPFDAIFSNATLHWIPEAEVVAAALARLLKAGGCLVLEMGGRGNVAAVCAAVQEVLQERLAVTPPNPWYFPALGEYAALLEAHGFEVQAAWLFERPTALEEGERGLRLWLEMFGSALLEVVPADRKEEILTAIEAKARPALFREGRWELDYRRLRLLARRL